One Helicobacter ibis genomic window carries:
- a CDS encoding enoyl-ACP reductase produces the protein MNDRLHGKTLVISGATRGIGKAILYRFAQNGVNIAFTYNKNEEEAQKIIFDVEDKYGIKARAYPLNVLEPETYKDLFLKIDEDFSRVDFFISNAIIYGKSVVGGFAPFMRLKPKGLNNIYTATVLAFVVGAQEAAKRMQKVGKGSIISLSSTGNLVYMPNYAGHGNSKNAVETMVKYAAMELGEFNIRVNAVSGGPIDTDALKAFPDYEQIKAAVQEQSPLNRMGTPDDIAGACLFLCDDSSSAWLTGQTIVIDGGTSFK, from the coding sequence ATGAATGATAGATTACATGGTAAGACACTAGTTATAAGCGGTGCAACTAGAGGGATAGGCAAGGCAATTTTATATCGTTTCGCACAAAATGGCGTAAATATAGCATTTACATATAACAAAAATGAAGAAGAAGCACAAAAAATTATTTTTGATGTAGAGGATAAATATGGAATAAAAGCTAGAGCATACCCTCTAAATGTCTTAGAACCAGAAACTTATAAAGACTTATTTTTAAAGATTGATGAAGATTTTTCTAGGGTTGATTTTTTTATTAGCAATGCAATTATTTATGGCAAAAGTGTTGTTGGTGGGTTTGCACCATTTATGAGGTTAAAGCCAAAGGGATTAAATAATATCTATACTGCAACTGTTCTTGCATTTGTTGTTGGAGCACAAGAAGCAGCAAAAAGAATGCAAAAAGTTGGCAAAGGAAGCATAATATCGCTTAGCTCTACTGGGAATTTAGTATATATGCCAAATTATGCAGGACATGGGAATTCCAAAAATGCAGTTGAAACTATGGTGAAATATGCTGCAATGGAATTGGGAGAATTCAACATTAGAGTAAATGCTGTAAGTGGTGGTCCAATTGATACAGATGCACTAAAGGCATTCCCTGATTATGAGCAAATAAAAGCAGCAGTCCAAGAACAAAGCCCTCTAAATAGAATGGGGACACCAGATGATATAGCAGGTGCGTGTTTATTCTTATGCGATGATAGTTCAAGTGCGTGGCTAACTGGGCAAACTATAGTAATAGATGGCGGAACAAGCTTTAAATAA
- a CDS encoding M16 family metallopeptidase, protein MADNNFKSSLPKHYSSTLSNGLEVIVIPMDNGSNVVSTNIFYKVGSRNEIMGKSGIAHMLEHLNFKSSKNLKAGEFDKIVKGFGGATNASTGFDYTHYFVNSSSENMSKTLELFSELMQNLSLKDSEFQPERNVVAEERLWRTDNDPIGYMYFRLFNTAFVYHPYHWTPIGFMDDIRNWTIKDIREFHKIYYQPKNAVVVIAGDIDAKQATKEVEKYFGKIKNANIEIPKVYMQEPKQDGLKKVKVHKQSEVEIITLAYKIPSFNHKDQIALNAISEILANGNSSLLVKEIVDNKRLAAEIHAYNMDLIDDGLFLVLALANSSVSLDKLESEIKAQLDKVKQGKITQKELDKVKKNMKTSFLYDLESSANVASLFGSYVARGDLNVLLTFEKNFESLSLKDIVEVANKYFVDSQLNIVTLQK, encoded by the coding sequence ATGGCAGATAATAATTTTAAATCATCTTTACCAAAACATTATAGTAGCACTCTAAGTAATGGATTAGAGGTTATTGTCATACCTATGGATAATGGCTCAAATGTTGTTAGCACAAATATATTCTACAAAGTTGGTAGTAGAAATGAAATAATGGGTAAAAGCGGTATAGCACACATGCTAGAACATCTAAATTTCAAATCAAGCAAGAATCTAAAAGCTGGTGAATTTGACAAAATAGTAAAGGGATTTGGTGGTGCGACCAATGCTTCTACTGGGTTTGATTATACTCATTATTTTGTAAATTCTAGTAGTGAGAATATGAGTAAAACTCTAGAGTTATTTTCAGAGCTTATGCAGAATCTAAGCCTAAAAGATTCAGAGTTCCAACCTGAAAGAAATGTTGTAGCAGAAGAAAGATTGTGGAGGACTGATAATGATCCCATAGGCTATATGTATTTTAGGCTTTTTAATACAGCTTTTGTATATCACCCATATCATTGGACACCAATTGGATTTATGGACGATATTAGAAATTGGACTATTAAGGATATTAGAGAGTTTCACAAGATATACTATCAGCCAAAAAATGCAGTAGTAGTAATTGCAGGTGATATAGACGCAAAACAAGCTACAAAGGAAGTTGAAAAATATTTTGGCAAAATAAAAAATGCCAATATAGAAATACCAAAAGTATATATGCAAGAACCAAAGCAAGATGGATTAAAAAAGGTAAAGGTGCATAAGCAAAGTGAAGTTGAAATAATAACTCTAGCTTATAAGATTCCATCATTTAATCACAAAGACCAAATCGCACTAAACGCTATAAGTGAGATTCTAGCCAATGGAAATAGTAGTCTGCTTGTAAAAGAAATAGTAGACAATAAGCGTCTAGCAGCTGAGATTCATGCTTATAATATGGATTTAATTGATGATGGCTTATTTTTAGTCTTAGCATTAGCTAATTCTTCTGTTAGCCTAGATAAGCTAGAGAGTGAAATAAAAGCACAGCTAGATAAAGTAAAGCAAGGCAAAATAACACAAAAAGAACTAGATAAAGTAAAGAAAAATATGAAAACATCATTCTTATATGACCTAGAATCAAGTGCTAATGTAGCTAGTTTGTTTGGTAGCTATGTAGCAAGGGGTGATTTGAATGTTCTGTTAACCTTTGAGAAAAACTTCGAATCTTTAAGTTTAAAAGACATTGTAGAAGTTGCTAATAAGTATTTTGTAGATTCTCAACTAAATATAGTAACTTTGCAAAAATAA
- the rseP gene encoding RIP metalloprotease RseP, which yields MGIIVSILVLSFLIFFHELGHFLAARIFGVKVLAFSIGFGKQRLWKKTIGDTEYSIRPIFLGGFVELKGQKDFDPKNRDYSPDSLYGISHIKRIIILAAGSLFNLLLAFLLFLCVAFIGHNDLAPVVGNVDKDKIAYKAGIIDNDEIIEVNGKKIKTWWQLSKIVEDSNGENLEIVFLRDNKEYVVNIMPQIGDSKNIFGEDIKRALIGISAKGEIRTISYNFLESIEYAYFKTIQSSKLIVQGIERLIIGVLPTSEIGGIVSIVTITKQASESGIVMLLAFAAMLSVNLGILNLLPIPALDGGHIVFTTYEMIVRKPASVNAIYYLTICGWVILLSLMILGMYNDITKLLNGSLVF from the coding sequence GTGGGGATTATTGTTTCTATTTTAGTTTTATCTTTTTTGATTTTTTTTCATGAGTTAGGGCATTTTTTAGCCGCTAGAATCTTTGGCGTTAAGGTATTGGCATTTAGCATAGGGTTTGGCAAACAAAGATTATGGAAAAAAACAATAGGAGATACGGAATATTCGATTCGCCCTATATTTCTTGGTGGCTTTGTAGAGCTTAAGGGACAAAAAGATTTTGATCCAAAAAATAGAGACTATAGCCCTGATAGCCTATATGGAATCTCTCATATAAAGAGAATTATAATACTTGCTGCTGGGTCTTTGTTTAATTTATTATTAGCATTTTTATTATTTTTGTGTGTTGCATTTATTGGTCATAATGATTTAGCACCGGTTGTTGGCAATGTGGATAAAGATAAAATAGCATATAAAGCTGGGATAATCGATAATGATGAAATAATTGAAGTAAATGGCAAGAAAATTAAGACATGGTGGCAATTAAGCAAGATAGTAGAAGATTCTAATGGAGAGAATTTAGAAATTGTATTTTTACGGGATAATAAAGAATATGTAGTAAATATAATGCCTCAAATTGGAGATTCTAAAAATATTTTTGGAGAGGATATTAAAAGAGCATTAATAGGCATAAGTGCAAAAGGAGAGATACGAACTATTTCTTATAATTTCTTAGAATCCATAGAATATGCATACTTTAAAACAATACAATCAAGTAAATTAATAGTTCAAGGCATAGAAAGACTAATAATTGGGGTATTGCCTACAAGCGAGATTGGAGGGATAGTATCTATTGTAACCATTACAAAACAAGCTTCAGAATCTGGAATTGTAATGCTACTTGCATTTGCCGCTATGTTATCTGTAAATTTGGGGATTTTAAACTTGCTTCCTATACCCGCATTAGATGGAGGACATATAGTTTTTACCACTTATGAGATGATTGTTAGAAAACCAGCTAGCGTAAATGCAATTTATTACCTAACGATATGTGGTTGGGTGATTTTATTATCTTTGATGATTTTAGGTATGTATAATGATATTACAAAGTTATTAAATGGAAGTCTAGTATTTTAA
- the pgsA gene encoding CDP-diacylglycerol--glycerol-3-phosphate 3-phosphatidyltransferase — MFRFEYLPNFLTILRIFLAFLLLCIMLYGDILFQAPIHSSWINYFSTLLFCIASITDFFDGLIARKFSIISTFGEIFDPLADKLLMLSAFIGLLVLDRVNAWAVFLILSREFFITGLRVVAVSKGINVAASNLGKYKTGFQITAITLLLMDYSFASYVLWLAVFITIYSGYDYVKSYLFESR, encoded by the coding sequence ATGTTTAGATTTGAGTATTTACCAAATTTTTTAACGATATTGCGTATATTTTTAGCCTTTTTATTGCTTTGTATTATGCTATATGGCGATATTCTGTTTCAAGCACCAATACATAGTAGTTGGATTAACTATTTCTCTACTTTATTATTTTGTATTGCTAGTATTACTGATTTTTTTGATGGGCTAATTGCTAGAAAATTTTCCATTATAAGCACTTTTGGAGAGATTTTTGACCCATTGGCTGATAAGCTTTTAATGCTATCTGCTTTTATAGGACTTTTGGTTTTAGATAGGGTTAATGCTTGGGCTGTGTTTTTGATTTTAAGCAGAGAGTTTTTCATAACTGGATTGCGTGTTGTAGCAGTGTCAAAGGGGATAAATGTGGCTGCTTCAAATTTAGGTAAATATAAAACTGGATTCCAAATAACTGCTATTACACTTTTGCTTATGGATTATTCTTTTGCTTCTTATGTGTTATGGTTGGCTGTGTTTATTACTATTTATTCTGGATATGATTATGTGAAGTCATATTTGTTTGAATCGAGGTAA
- the dapA gene encoding 4-hydroxy-tetrahydrodipicolinate synthase → MRCNNQVIGAMTALVTPFKNGKVDLEKYESLIIRQINQGIDAIVPVGTTGESATLSHDEHKECIEVALSVCKKYNNNGKAIKVLAGAGSNSTSEAIEIARFAQSCGADAILCVTPYYNKPTQEGLYQHYKEVANALEIPLMLYNVPSRTGVNLETKTILRLFNDVENIYGIKEASGSVEKVIELNMEAKDLVIVSGDDVLNYPILCCGGVGTISVTSNLLPNKVSQLIHSYESGNHIESQKLSNELFYINKTLFVESNPIMIKAALYICGLLDLLEYRLPLVPPSKENLKYLEKILEKYEVIK, encoded by the coding sequence ATGCGTTGCAATAATCAAGTTATAGGTGCAATGACTGCACTTGTTACGCCTTTTAAAAATGGTAAAGTAGATTTAGAAAAGTATGAATCTCTAATTATAAGACAGATAAATCAAGGGATAGACGCGATAGTGCCTGTTGGGACTACTGGAGAATCTGCTACTTTGAGCCATGATGAACATAAAGAATGTATAGAAGTAGCACTTAGTGTGTGCAAAAAATATAACAATAATGGAAAAGCTATAAAAGTATTAGCGGGTGCTGGTAGCAACTCTACAAGTGAGGCAATAGAGATTGCAAGATTCGCCCAAAGTTGCGGTGCAGATGCCATTTTGTGTGTTACTCCATATTATAACAAGCCAACACAAGAGGGCTTATATCAGCATTACAAAGAAGTTGCAAATGCACTTGAAATCCCTCTTATGCTATATAATGTTCCAAGTAGGACGGGGGTTAATTTAGAGACTAAAACTATTTTGCGACTTTTTAATGATGTAGAGAATATCTATGGGATAAAGGAAGCAAGCGGAAGTGTCGAGAAGGTAATAGAGTTAAATATGGAAGCTAAGGATTTAGTCATCGTTAGTGGTGATGATGTGCTAAATTATCCTATACTGTGCTGTGGTGGTGTTGGGACTATTTCTGTTACTTCAAATTTACTTCCTAATAAAGTCTCGCAACTCATACATAGCTATGAAAGTGGCAATCATATAGAAAGTCAAAAATTAAGCAATGAGCTTTTTTATATTAACAAAACTTTGTTTGTTGAGAGTAATCCAATTATGATAAAGGCTGCATTATATATTTGTGGGCTTTTAGATTTATTGGAATATAGACTTCCATTAGTGCCTCCGAGCAAAGAAAACTTAAAATATTTAGAGAAAATCTTAGAAAAATATGAGGTGATAAAATGA
- a CDS encoding YggS family pyridoxal phosphate-dependent enzyme, with the protein MGLNQNLLEIIDKIEKARISTDRHRIINLVVASKYANTEQIAELYKCGQRAFGENKIQSLQEKSKDLEDIPLEWHFFGTLQSNKINALLRLKPYLIHSLHSYDIALELNKRLARDNLSLRALLQVNSANESSKSGVLAYKAKDIYHKIQETCSNIKLCGLMSIGAHSDDTNVVKRSFETTYKIYEQLDAKILSMGMSNDFELAIKCGSNCLRIGSVLFA; encoded by the coding sequence ATGGGTTTGAATCAAAATTTGCTAGAAATAATTGACAAAATAGAAAAAGCAAGAATCTCTACTGATAGACATAGAATTATAAATCTAGTAGTAGCTAGTAAATATGCAAACACAGAGCAAATAGCAGAACTCTATAAATGTGGTCAAAGGGCATTTGGTGAAAACAAGATTCAAAGCCTACAAGAAAAAAGCAAAGATTTGGAGGATATACCGCTAGAGTGGCATTTTTTTGGCACATTACAGAGTAATAAAATAAATGCCTTACTTAGACTAAAACCTTATTTAATCCATTCTCTACACTCTTATGATATTGCTTTAGAATTAAATAAAAGACTTGCTAGGGATAATCTTAGCCTAAGGGCACTCTTGCAGGTAAATAGCGCTAATGAATCTAGTAAAAGTGGTGTATTAGCATATAAAGCAAAGGATATATATCACAAAATACAAGAAACATGTAGCAACATCAAGTTATGTGGGCTTATGAGCATTGGAGCACATAGTGATGATACAAATGTGGTTAAAAGAAGCTTTGAGACTACTTATAAAATTTATGAACAATTAGATGCCAAGATTCTTAGTATGGGCATGAGCAATGATTTTGAACTTGCAATAAAATGTGGAAGTAACTGCCTAAGAATCGGCAGCGTATTGTTTGCTTAG